TCCCGACAGAATATTTGATTCCGTaaaattcaaactttggaatgAAGTCAGTTTCGGAGTTGAATCAAACGAACTCCTGTTCTTTCTGGAAGCTCTGATCGTGAATAGCACCACCAACAAAACACACATCGCCGCCACGATGGCCAAGATCACAATCAAGGTGGGATTGGTTTTGCTCAACCTATGGGGTTGGGCGTTGCAGACATTGATCCTCATGAACGAATTGGATGCACAGAGCCCAGGGTTGTTCAGGAAACTGGTGTCATATGCGGCGTTCTCCAACTTGGCTGGGATTGGTCCACTGAGGCGATTGGATGATAAATTCAGACGGTTCAGATTCAGTTGGCCAATTTCAGGAGGAATCAAGCCGGACAGTTGGTTGCCAGACAGGTCTAACTGCGTGAGTACAGGTAGAAAACCGAGTTCACTAGGAATTGGTCCTGAGATCTTATTGTGACTAAGATTCAGAGTGGTCAAGGATTTCCATGAAACGATGTCTGTGGGAAGAATCCCAGAGAGCTCGTTCTGACCGAGCACAAGCCGCGTCAGAAGAGGAAGCTCAGTCAATTCAGTCGGAACCGTGCCCCTGAGGAGGTTATTACTAGCATAAAAAACCCCCAAGTTCCTCCACGAAGACACGGTGCTCGGAATCTTGCCGAAGAATTTGTTGTTGCTTATCTCGATCCGAGTGAGGTTTGGGGACAGCTCCTCAGGAAGCTCGCCAGTTAATCCATTACCACTCAAAATCAAAGCCGTCAAGCTCCGTGACATCCAGAGTCCTCCAGGCACATTGCCGGTGAATTCATTGTTGTTCAACATCGCTACGGACAAAGTACTGCAATTTCCAAGTGACTCTGGCAACTCCCCACTGAGATTGTTGTCCAGAGCAGCCAGCCCGATCAGCGTGCCGCCATGGCACAGTTGTTCTGGCAATGTGCCAGTCAAGTTGTTGATGGCCACCTCGAATCTTGTGAGCAGGGAAAACTTACCAAAGTCCGGGGGGATCGTGCCTGATAGATTGTTGTTGGACAGCCTGACATCAGACAAAGCGGGAAGACGCCCAATACCTTCCGGGATTCTGCCGGACAATTGATTGAACTCTAAATTCAAGCTGTATAGATTCTTGAGCTTTCCAAAAACTTCAGGTATGGTCCCCATCAAATTATTCTCAGACAGATCGATCATGCTCAGGTTCATGGCACTGACTGCCTGAGCGATCGACCCGGACACATTAGTCATGTACACGTACAACTCGCTCAAGTTCCTCAGAGCAAAAATGCTACCTGGGATCTCTCCTGTCAGTGGATTCATCCCCAAATCCAAGTGCTCAAGAGCCTCCATATTCCCAATAGTCTCTGGGATTCCACCAATCAGGTTTGTTTGTGCCATCGAGAAGAAGCGTAGCTTCTTCAGGGCAGTGAAGTTCTGCGGTAGCTGCGACGGGACAAACTTGTCGTTGTACTCGAGCCTCAGTTCTTCGAGATCAGACAGGCCAAAAATCTCTTCAGGGTAAGTGCCATTGTACTCGGACTGATGAAGGTCAAGGATCCTCAGCCTTGGCAGCCTAGCGATTGCCACTGGGATGTCGAACGAGAAGCTGTTGCCAGCGAGAATCAGGACCTGAAGATTGCCCATGCGGTCGATATCAGATGGAATACGACCTTCGAAGTAATTCTGGGACAGGTCAAGGTACATGAGCTCGGAACAGTAATAGAGAACTGTTGGAAACTCTCCATGAATATTATTGTAGGAGAGATCGAGCTTGTTCAGGTTCTTGAGGTCGCAGATGAATGGGGGGATCGAATAATTTATGTTCAGGTTGACAAGATTGAGCTCGGTGATTGAGCCGTCTTGGCAGGTGATCTCAGGCCATGTGCAGTGGGAGGATGATTTGGAGGTGACCCAGTGGTCGAGGGAAGATGGGTCCCGCCAGGATTGCCTCAGCTTCAACAGGACTTGCTGTTCTTGATCTTGGATTTGAGACTCTGCAACATGGGAGAGGGAGCAGAGGAAGACGAGACACGGGAtgtagaagaagaagtgaatATGAGGAGGTGATGAGGTTAGTCTCGGCATAATTGGAGGTGGTTCAGAGTCCTTTTCTGGTTAGAGAGACTCTCCGGTGTTGGAGCTAGATATCTATCAGCTCAAAACATGAAGCAAAACGTGTTGGTTTGCTTGTGTATTGCTCGGCAGATCTCCCGGGTTTATAACCTCGTTTGAAAGTGCTAAATGGGTCCTAAGATGATGGGCGTGGAtgcatttgttcctttttgttcttttccattTCCCTCCACTAATGTCTCATCTCACTGGACGGATGAAAGAGGGGAAGCGTGAAAGAGCCAATGATAATCTCCTTATCTTAACACTACTCTGGAGTACACTTCGAAGAGCACCATTcgtgatgtggacatcgagccatatcgaggaaGAGTGCTTGAGGATCCATCGTGTCATTCCTATTGGTTCAAtcactcgagcgcgggcc
This genomic stretch from Eucalyptus grandis isolate ANBG69807.140 chromosome 3, ASM1654582v1, whole genome shotgun sequence harbors:
- the LOC104436227 gene encoding receptor-like protein kinase 5: MPRLTSSPPHIHFFFYIPCLVFLCSLSHVAESQIQDQEQQVLLKLRQSWRDPSSLDHWVTSKSSSHCTWPEITCQDGSITELNLVNLNINYSIPPFICDLKNLNKLDLSYNNIHGEFPTVLYYCSELMYLDLSQNYFEGRIPSDIDRMGNLQVLILAGNSFSFDIPVAIARLPRLRILDLHQSEYNGTYPEEIFGLSDLEELRLEYNDKFVPSQLPQNFTALKKLRFFSMAQTNLIGGIPETIGNMEALEHLDLGMNPLTGEIPGSIFALRNLSELYVYMTNVSGSIAQAVSAMNLSMIDLSENNLMGTIPEVFGKLKNLYSLNLEFNQLSGRIPEGIGRLPALSDVRLSNNNLSGTIPPDFGKFSLLTRFEVAINNLTGTLPEQLCHGGTLIGLAALDNNLSGELPESLGNCSTLSVAMLNNNEFTGNVPGGLWMSRSLTALILSGNGLTGELPEELSPNLTRIEISNNKFFGKIPSTVSSWRNLGVFYASNNLLRGTVPTELTELPLLTRLVLGQNELSGILPTDIVSWKSLTTLNLSHNKISGPIPSELGFLPVLTQLDLSGNQLSGLIPPEIGQLNLNRLNLSSNRLSGPIPAKLENAAYDTSFLNNPGLCASNSFMRINVCNAQPHRLSKTNPTLIVILAIVAAMCVLLVVLFTIRASRKNRSSFDSTPKLTSFQSLNFTESNILSGLKEHNVIGSGGSGKVYRIIVNPSGDAVAVKRISNNQKLNEKLEKQFVAEVEILGNIKHRHIVKLLCCISCENSKLLVYEYMENSSLDHWLHKKKRLSPILGVTNNMILDWPKRLQIALGAAKGLCYMHNDFSSPIIHRDVKSSNILLDSEINAKIADFGLARMLAKPGEAVSMTAVAGSFGYLAPEYAHTTRVNEKIDVYSFGVVLLELTTGREANDRDEDMCLADWAWRHIQDGNPISDALDEEIKDDSNVDEISNVFKLGIFCTATLPSTRPTMKEVLQVLLKCSDLLYNVEKKSRHKFDVVPLLENSKHDEMPRSNFHDFERNTY